In Xiphophorus couchianus chromosome 8, X_couchianus-1.0, whole genome shotgun sequence, the following proteins share a genomic window:
- the rapgef1b gene encoding rap guanine nucleotide exchange factor 1b isoform X5, translating into MGNISWRSQGSSEDTDSSLREDVDEDADSQRSHLSTFTMILKDKFHSPKIKRTPSKKAKQLQPEPAAKSAEKPANKKVSRLEEHEKEVVSALKYFKTIVDKMVVEKKVLEMLPGSASKVLEAILPLVQVEARIQHSSALSSCHSRVYQSLGNLIRWADQVMLDGIDLDDKESVIAVTSVIKAVLDGVKELVKLTIEKQEQPSPTTPNKPAPPVTTAESNVSVEVPLIDSEQEVSKRTAPATSPAKAAPQLQDEDVAPPKPPLPEAKVAELRAQLSADAGQRRPSQKENPPPALPPKKRQSAPSPTPVAVVAPMSRGSSLPCSDHRQEYEQEFFQRRFSGGSHSYGGDSPRLSPCSSMGKLSKSDEQLSSMDQDSGQCSRNTSCETLDNTESYDPDYDFLHQDLSAGDNLPAVQAGGCLSPLPESHSESSSPVPGQHLTHPPLSTPPSQQPEYWTPQPNHSNPVQPCRTSAPPALPLKKRRSTQTSSFSDGGSRVLYERYPSQYDNLSEEELHPTPPFPLFTPISPMPQTNGGIFVSQYMSSENADVPTNPPPLPEKKNRHILQYMQFMEDYSEPQPSVFYQMPQSERIYEQHNKLFQEVYGFNDSFSSTDSVHEPLQPPALPPKQRQLASHSSSPSSSSSSSLSCHLQPSVAALEEAGSGLGLSMSVSNSYLIGQASLTTPTSESVNDEGGEGEYVNLYSSSQANGELPLSLRETIAADDVLQDPVPQMPSSNSKEALDKERRQKTAEKAGSVEEDVDELSLIDHKEIMSRITLKQENDDGPDVRAGSGDILLVHATETERKDLVLYCEAFLTTYRTFITPEDLIKKLHYRYTTFCHSPDTFKKRVSKNTFFVLVRVVDELCLVELTEDILKQLMDLVFTLVCNGELSLARVLRKNILDKVEQKKLLRYTNSLKPLAARGVSARPGTLHDFRSHEIADQLTLLDAELFYKIEIPEVLLWAKEQNEEKSPNLTQFTEHFNNMSYWVRSLIIQQEKAQDREKLLLKFIKIMKHLRKLNNFNSYLAILSALDSAPIRRLEWQKQTSEGLEEYCTLIDSSSSFRAYRAALAEVEPPCIPYLGLILQDLTFVHLGNPDLIDGKVNFSKRWQQFNILDSMRRFQQVHYELKRNEEIISFFNDFSDHLAEEALWELSLKIKPRNISRAKTDRGEKT; encoded by the exons ATTCGCAACGATCCCATCTGTCCACTTTCACCATGATACTGAAGGACAAGTTCCACTCACCCAAGATCAAGAGGACTCCATCCAAGAAGGCAAAGCAGCTGCAGCCAGAGCCAGCAGCCAAGAGTGctgagaaacctgcaaacaag AAGGTTAGCAGACTGGAGGAGCACGAGAAGGAGGTGGTCAGCGCTCTGAAATACTTCAAGACAATCGTGGACAAAATGGTGGTGGAGAAAAAAGTGCTGGAAATGCTGCCGGGCTCCGCCAGCAAGGTCCTCGAAGCGATTTTACCTCTGGTCCAAGTCGAGGCCCGGATACAGCATAG CTCGGCGCTGTCTTCGTGTCACAGCCGCGTCTATCAGAGTCTGGGCAATCTCATCCGCTGGGCAGACCAGGTGATGCTGGACGGCATCGACTTGGACGACAAAGAAAGCGTAATCGCAGTGACCAGCGTCATCAAGGCGGTGCTGGATGGAGTAAAG GAACTGGTGAAGCTGACTATTGAAAAACAAGAGCAACCATCGCCCACCACCCCGAATAAACCAGCCCCACCTGTTACCACCGCTGAGAG CAACGTGTCCGTGGAGGTGCCCTTGATAGATAGCGAGCAGGAAGTGTCGAAAAGGACGGCTCCTGCGACCTCTCCTGCTAAGGCTGCCCCTCAACTACAAGACGAGGATGTAGCCCCACCCAAACCTCCTCTTCCTGAAGCCAAAGTGGCAGAACTCAG AGCACAGTTGAGTGCTGACGCTGGCCAAAGGAGACCCTCTCAGAAGGAGAA TCCACCACCAGCACTTCCGCCTAAGAAACGTCAGTCGGCGCCTTCACCAACACCAGTGGCAGTGGTTGCGCCTATGAGCCGCGGCTCCAGTTTACCATGCAGTGACCACAGACAG GAATACGAGCAGGAATTCTTCCAGAGGCGTTTCTCTGGGGGGAGCCATTCGTACGGCGGAGACTCCCCTCGCCTGTCGCCCTGCAGCAGCATGGGGAAGCTCAGCAAGTCTGACGAACAGCTTTCTTCCATGGATCAGGACAGCGGTCAGTGTTCTCGTAACACCAGCTGTGAGACGCTGG ACAACACAGAGAGTTATGACCCGGATTACGACTTTCTCCACCAGGACTTGTCTGCCGGGGACAACCTACCTGCGGTACAGGCAGGGGGCTGCCTGAGCCCCCTGCCCGAGTCTCACAGCGAATCCTCGTCCCCTGTTCCCGGACAGCATCTCACGCACCCTCCTCTGAGCACTCCTCCCTCCCAACAGCCAGAATACTGGACTCCACAGCCCAACCATAGTAACCCTGTACAGCCATGTCGCACCAGCGCACCCCCAGCTCTGCCTCTGAAAAAACGACGCAGCACGCAGACCTCGTCCTTCTCTGACGGGGGCTCCAGGGTGCTGTATGAGCGCTACCCCTCCCAGTATGACAACTTGTCAGAAGAGGAACTTCACCCCACGCCGCCGTTCCCCCTTTTCACACCCATCTCCCCCATGCCTCAAACCAACGGGGGAATTTTTGTCTCCCAGTACATGAGCAGCGAGAATGCAGATGTCCCCACAAACCCTCCGCCActtcctgaaaagaaaaacagacaca tTCTCCAGTATATGCAGTTTATGGAGGACTACTCGGAGCCGCAGCCCTCCGTTTTTTACCAGATGCCACAGAGCGAGAGGATCTACGAGCAGCATAACAAGCTTTTCCAGGAGGTCTACGGCTTCAACGACTCCTTCAGCAGCACCGACTCGGTTCACGAGCCCCTACAGCCGCCAGCCTTGCCTCCAAAACAAAGACAGCTG gCTTCACACTCCTcttccccttcctcctcctcctcctcctctctctcctgcCACCTCCAGCCGTCTGTGGCGGCCCTGGAGGAGGCGGGCTCTGGGCTGGGCCTCAGCATGTCCGTCTCTAACTCCTACCTGATCGGCCAGGCGTCTTTGACCACGCCCACG AGCGAAAGCGTGAATGACGAGGGCGGGGAGGGGGAGTATGTCAACCTATACTCGTCCAGCCAGGCCAATGGGGAGCTGCCCCTCTCCCTAAGA GAAACCATTGCAGCTGATGACGTACTTCAAGACCCTGTTCCTCAGATGCCATCCAGCAATAGTAAAGAGGCTTTAGACAAAGAAAG GAGGCAAAAGACGGCAGAAAAGGCCGGGAGCGTTGAGGAAGATGTAGACGAGCTGTCTCTCATAGACCACAAGGAGATCATGAGCAGGATAACGCTAAAACAAGAG AATGACGACGGCCCTGATGTTCGTGCAGGGTCGGGAGACATCCTTCTAGTCCATGCTACGGAAACAGAGCGCAAAG ATCTTGTTTTGTACTGTGAAGCCTTCCTGACGACATATAGGACTTTTATAACCCCAGAAGACCTCATTAAGAAGCTACACTACAG ATATACCACATTCTGTCACAGTCCGGACACCTTCAAGAAGCGAGTCAGCAAGAACACCTTCTTCGTTCTGGTTCGTGTCGTTGATGAGCTGTG TCTGGTGGAGCTAACTGAGGACATCTTGAAGCAGCTCATGGACCTGGTGTTCACGCTCGTGTGTAACGGCGAGCTCAGCCTCGCCCGTGTTCTCCGCAAGAACATCCTGGACAAGGTGGAGCAAAAGAAGCTGCTGCGGTACACCAACTCCCTCAAGCCGCTCGCTGCTCGAGGGGTCTCGGCGAG gCCTGGGACTCTTCACGACTTTCGCAGTCACGAGATTGCTGACCAGCTCACGCTTCTTGATGCTGAACTCTTTTACAAGATTGAG ATTCCAGAGGTTCTGCTTTGGGCGAAGGAGCAGAATGAGGAAAAAAGTCCCAACCTAACCCAGTTTACAGAGCACTTTAACAACATGAGCTATTG GGTGCGCTCTTTGATAATTCAGCAGGAGAAAGCTCAGGACAGAGAGAAGCTTCTTCTCAAGTTCATTAAGATAATGAAG CACTTaagaaagttaaataatttcaacTCGTATTTGGCAATACTGTCCGCTTTGGACTCTGCTCCCATCCGGAGATTAGAGTGGCAGAAACAGACTTCTGAg GGTTTGGAGGAGTATTGCACGCTGATCGACAGCTCCTCGTCCTTCAGAGCCTACAGAGCTGCTCTGGCTGAGGTGGAGCCCCCCTGCATCCCATACTT AGGCCTCATCCTCCAGGACCTGACCTTCGTCCACCTGGGGAACCCCGACCTCATTGACGGGAAGGTCAATTTCTCCAAACGCTGGCAGCAGTTCAATATTCTGGACAGCATGCGGCGCTTTCAACAAGT
- the rapgef1b gene encoding rap guanine nucleotide exchange factor 1b isoform X4 → MSRKIESKQDSQRSHLSTFTMILKDKFHSPKIKRTPSKKAKQLQPEPAAKSAEKPANKKVSRLEEHEKEVVSALKYFKTIVDKMVVEKKVLEMLPGSASKVLEAILPLVQVEARIQHSSALSSCHSRVYQSLGNLIRWADQVMLDGIDLDDKESVIAVTSVIKAVLDGVKELVKLTIEKQEQPSPTTPNKPAPPVTTAESNVSVEVPLIDSEQEVSKRTAPATSPAKAAPQLQDEDVAPPKPPLPEAKVAELRAQLSADAGQRRPSQKENPPPALPPKKRQSAPSPTPVAVVAPMSRGSSLPCSDHRQEYEQEFFQRRFSGGSHSYGGDSPRLSPCSSMGKLSKSDEQLSSMDQDSGQCSRNTSCETLDNTESYDPDYDFLHQDLSAGDNLPAVQAGGCLSPLPESHSESSSPVPGQHLTHPPLSTPPSQQPEYWTPQPNHSNPVQPCRTSAPPALPLKKRRSTQTSSFSDGGSRVLYERYPSQYDNLSEEELHPTPPFPLFTPISPMPQTNGGIFVSQYMSSENADVPTNPPPLPEKKNRHILQYMQFMEDYSEPQPSVFYQMPQSERIYEQHNKLFQEVYGFNDSFSSTDSVHEPLQPPALPPKQRQLASHSSSPSSSSSSSLSCHLQPSVAALEEAGSGLGLSMSVSNSYLIGQASLTTPTSLDQVALTNATVLDGSGGGPNGSLAGSMGSVAVCLPSESSLTDSLHTSASESVNDEGGEGEYVNLYSSSQANGELPLSLRETIAADDVLQDPVPQMPSSNSKEALDKERRQKTAEKAGSVEEDVDELSLIDHKEIMSRITLKQENDDGPDVRAGSGDILLVHATETERKDLVLYCEAFLTTYRTFITPEDLIKKLHYRYTTFCHSPDTFKKRVSKNTFFVLVRVVDELCLVELTEDILKQLMDLVFTLVCNGELSLARVLRKNILDKVEQKKLLRYTNSLKPLAARGVSARPGTLHDFRSHEIADQLTLLDAELFYKIEIPEVLLWAKEQNEEKSPNLTQFTEHFNNMSYWVRSLIIQQEKAQDREKLLLKFIKIMKHLRKLNNFNSYLAILSALDSAPIRRLEWQKQTSEGLEEYCTLIDSSSSFRAYRAALAEVEPPCIPYLGLILQDLTFVHLGNPDLIDGKVNFSKRWQQFNILDSMRRFQQVHYELKRNEEIISFFNDFSDHLAEEALWELSLKIKPRNISRAKTDRGEKT, encoded by the exons ATTCGCAACGATCCCATCTGTCCACTTTCACCATGATACTGAAGGACAAGTTCCACTCACCCAAGATCAAGAGGACTCCATCCAAGAAGGCAAAGCAGCTGCAGCCAGAGCCAGCAGCCAAGAGTGctgagaaacctgcaaacaag AAGGTTAGCAGACTGGAGGAGCACGAGAAGGAGGTGGTCAGCGCTCTGAAATACTTCAAGACAATCGTGGACAAAATGGTGGTGGAGAAAAAAGTGCTGGAAATGCTGCCGGGCTCCGCCAGCAAGGTCCTCGAAGCGATTTTACCTCTGGTCCAAGTCGAGGCCCGGATACAGCATAG CTCGGCGCTGTCTTCGTGTCACAGCCGCGTCTATCAGAGTCTGGGCAATCTCATCCGCTGGGCAGACCAGGTGATGCTGGACGGCATCGACTTGGACGACAAAGAAAGCGTAATCGCAGTGACCAGCGTCATCAAGGCGGTGCTGGATGGAGTAAAG GAACTGGTGAAGCTGACTATTGAAAAACAAGAGCAACCATCGCCCACCACCCCGAATAAACCAGCCCCACCTGTTACCACCGCTGAGAG CAACGTGTCCGTGGAGGTGCCCTTGATAGATAGCGAGCAGGAAGTGTCGAAAAGGACGGCTCCTGCGACCTCTCCTGCTAAGGCTGCCCCTCAACTACAAGACGAGGATGTAGCCCCACCCAAACCTCCTCTTCCTGAAGCCAAAGTGGCAGAACTCAG AGCACAGTTGAGTGCTGACGCTGGCCAAAGGAGACCCTCTCAGAAGGAGAA TCCACCACCAGCACTTCCGCCTAAGAAACGTCAGTCGGCGCCTTCACCAACACCAGTGGCAGTGGTTGCGCCTATGAGCCGCGGCTCCAGTTTACCATGCAGTGACCACAGACAG GAATACGAGCAGGAATTCTTCCAGAGGCGTTTCTCTGGGGGGAGCCATTCGTACGGCGGAGACTCCCCTCGCCTGTCGCCCTGCAGCAGCATGGGGAAGCTCAGCAAGTCTGACGAACAGCTTTCTTCCATGGATCAGGACAGCGGTCAGTGTTCTCGTAACACCAGCTGTGAGACGCTGG ACAACACAGAGAGTTATGACCCGGATTACGACTTTCTCCACCAGGACTTGTCTGCCGGGGACAACCTACCTGCGGTACAGGCAGGGGGCTGCCTGAGCCCCCTGCCCGAGTCTCACAGCGAATCCTCGTCCCCTGTTCCCGGACAGCATCTCACGCACCCTCCTCTGAGCACTCCTCCCTCCCAACAGCCAGAATACTGGACTCCACAGCCCAACCATAGTAACCCTGTACAGCCATGTCGCACCAGCGCACCCCCAGCTCTGCCTCTGAAAAAACGACGCAGCACGCAGACCTCGTCCTTCTCTGACGGGGGCTCCAGGGTGCTGTATGAGCGCTACCCCTCCCAGTATGACAACTTGTCAGAAGAGGAACTTCACCCCACGCCGCCGTTCCCCCTTTTCACACCCATCTCCCCCATGCCTCAAACCAACGGGGGAATTTTTGTCTCCCAGTACATGAGCAGCGAGAATGCAGATGTCCCCACAAACCCTCCGCCActtcctgaaaagaaaaacagacaca tTCTCCAGTATATGCAGTTTATGGAGGACTACTCGGAGCCGCAGCCCTCCGTTTTTTACCAGATGCCACAGAGCGAGAGGATCTACGAGCAGCATAACAAGCTTTTCCAGGAGGTCTACGGCTTCAACGACTCCTTCAGCAGCACCGACTCGGTTCACGAGCCCCTACAGCCGCCAGCCTTGCCTCCAAAACAAAGACAGCTG gCTTCACACTCCTcttccccttcctcctcctcctcctcctctctctcctgcCACCTCCAGCCGTCTGTGGCGGCCCTGGAGGAGGCGGGCTCTGGGCTGGGCCTCAGCATGTCCGTCTCTAACTCCTACCTGATCGGCCAGGCGTCTTTGACCACGCCCACG AGCTTGGACCAGGTCGCCCTGACCAATGCCACCGTTCTGGATGGCAGCGGGGGCGGTCCCAACGGTTCCCTGGCTGGCTCAATGGGCTCTGTGGCCGTCTGTCTTCCCTCTGAGTCTTCTCTCACTGACTCGCTCCACACCTCGGCG AGCGAAAGCGTGAATGACGAGGGCGGGGAGGGGGAGTATGTCAACCTATACTCGTCCAGCCAGGCCAATGGGGAGCTGCCCCTCTCCCTAAGA GAAACCATTGCAGCTGATGACGTACTTCAAGACCCTGTTCCTCAGATGCCATCCAGCAATAGTAAAGAGGCTTTAGACAAAGAAAG GAGGCAAAAGACGGCAGAAAAGGCCGGGAGCGTTGAGGAAGATGTAGACGAGCTGTCTCTCATAGACCACAAGGAGATCATGAGCAGGATAACGCTAAAACAAGAG AATGACGACGGCCCTGATGTTCGTGCAGGGTCGGGAGACATCCTTCTAGTCCATGCTACGGAAACAGAGCGCAAAG ATCTTGTTTTGTACTGTGAAGCCTTCCTGACGACATATAGGACTTTTATAACCCCAGAAGACCTCATTAAGAAGCTACACTACAG ATATACCACATTCTGTCACAGTCCGGACACCTTCAAGAAGCGAGTCAGCAAGAACACCTTCTTCGTTCTGGTTCGTGTCGTTGATGAGCTGTG TCTGGTGGAGCTAACTGAGGACATCTTGAAGCAGCTCATGGACCTGGTGTTCACGCTCGTGTGTAACGGCGAGCTCAGCCTCGCCCGTGTTCTCCGCAAGAACATCCTGGACAAGGTGGAGCAAAAGAAGCTGCTGCGGTACACCAACTCCCTCAAGCCGCTCGCTGCTCGAGGGGTCTCGGCGAG gCCTGGGACTCTTCACGACTTTCGCAGTCACGAGATTGCTGACCAGCTCACGCTTCTTGATGCTGAACTCTTTTACAAGATTGAG ATTCCAGAGGTTCTGCTTTGGGCGAAGGAGCAGAATGAGGAAAAAAGTCCCAACCTAACCCAGTTTACAGAGCACTTTAACAACATGAGCTATTG GGTGCGCTCTTTGATAATTCAGCAGGAGAAAGCTCAGGACAGAGAGAAGCTTCTTCTCAAGTTCATTAAGATAATGAAG CACTTaagaaagttaaataatttcaacTCGTATTTGGCAATACTGTCCGCTTTGGACTCTGCTCCCATCCGGAGATTAGAGTGGCAGAAACAGACTTCTGAg GGTTTGGAGGAGTATTGCACGCTGATCGACAGCTCCTCGTCCTTCAGAGCCTACAGAGCTGCTCTGGCTGAGGTGGAGCCCCCCTGCATCCCATACTT AGGCCTCATCCTCCAGGACCTGACCTTCGTCCACCTGGGGAACCCCGACCTCATTGACGGGAAGGTCAATTTCTCCAAACGCTGGCAGCAGTTCAATATTCTGGACAGCATGCGGCGCTTTCAACAAGT
- the rapgef1b gene encoding rap guanine nucleotide exchange factor 1b isoform X3 — protein MGNISWRSQGSSEDTDSSLREDVDEDADSQRSHLSTFTMILKDKFHSPKIKRTPSKKAKQLQPEPAAKSAEKPANKKVSRLEEHEKEVVSALKYFKTIVDKMVVEKKVLEMLPGSASKVLEAILPLVQVEARIQHSSALSSCHSRVYQSLGNLIRWADQVMLDGIDLDDKESVIAVTSVIKAVLDGVKELVKLTIEKQEQPSPTTPNKPAPPVTTAESNVSVEVPLIDSEQEVSKRTAPATSPAKAAPQLQDEDVAPPKPPLPEAKVAELSPPPALPPKKRQSAPSPTPVAVVAPMSRGSSLPCSDHRQEYEQEFFQRRFSGGSHSYGGDSPRLSPCSSMGKLSKSDEQLSSMDQDSGQCSRNTSCETLDNTESYDPDYDFLHQDLSAGDNLPAVQAGGCLSPLPESHSESSSPVPGQHLTHPPLSTPPSQQPEYWTPQPNHSNPVQPCRTSAPPALPLKKRRSTQTSSFSDGGSRVLYERYPSQYDNLSEEELHPTPPFPLFTPISPMPQTNGGIFVSQYMSSENADVPTNPPPLPEKKNRHILQYMQFMEDYSEPQPSVFYQMPQSERIYEQHNKLFQEVYGFNDSFSSTDSVHEPLQPPALPPKQRQLASHSSSPSSSSSSSLSCHLQPSVAALEEAGSGLGLSMSVSNSYLIGQASLTTPTSLDQVALTNATVLDGSGGGPNGSLAGSMGSVAVCLPSESSLTDSLHTSASESVNDEGGEGEYVNLYSSSQANGELPLSLRETIAADDVLQDPVPQMPSSNSKEALDKERRQKTAEKAGSVEEDVDELSLIDHKEIMSRITLKQENDDGPDVRAGSGDILLVHATETERKDLVLYCEAFLTTYRTFITPEDLIKKLHYRYTTFCHSPDTFKKRVSKNTFFVLVRVVDELCLVELTEDILKQLMDLVFTLVCNGELSLARVLRKNILDKVEQKKLLRYTNSLKPLAARGVSARPGTLHDFRSHEIADQLTLLDAELFYKIEIPEVLLWAKEQNEEKSPNLTQFTEHFNNMSYWVRSLIIQQEKAQDREKLLLKFIKIMKHLRKLNNFNSYLAILSALDSAPIRRLEWQKQTSEGLEEYCTLIDSSSSFRAYRAALAEVEPPCIPYLGLILQDLTFVHLGNPDLIDGKVNFSKRWQQFNILDSMRRFQQVHYELKRNEEIISFFNDFSDHLAEEALWELSLKIKPRNISRAKTDRGEKT, from the exons ATTCGCAACGATCCCATCTGTCCACTTTCACCATGATACTGAAGGACAAGTTCCACTCACCCAAGATCAAGAGGACTCCATCCAAGAAGGCAAAGCAGCTGCAGCCAGAGCCAGCAGCCAAGAGTGctgagaaacctgcaaacaag AAGGTTAGCAGACTGGAGGAGCACGAGAAGGAGGTGGTCAGCGCTCTGAAATACTTCAAGACAATCGTGGACAAAATGGTGGTGGAGAAAAAAGTGCTGGAAATGCTGCCGGGCTCCGCCAGCAAGGTCCTCGAAGCGATTTTACCTCTGGTCCAAGTCGAGGCCCGGATACAGCATAG CTCGGCGCTGTCTTCGTGTCACAGCCGCGTCTATCAGAGTCTGGGCAATCTCATCCGCTGGGCAGACCAGGTGATGCTGGACGGCATCGACTTGGACGACAAAGAAAGCGTAATCGCAGTGACCAGCGTCATCAAGGCGGTGCTGGATGGAGTAAAG GAACTGGTGAAGCTGACTATTGAAAAACAAGAGCAACCATCGCCCACCACCCCGAATAAACCAGCCCCACCTGTTACCACCGCTGAGAG CAACGTGTCCGTGGAGGTGCCCTTGATAGATAGCGAGCAGGAAGTGTCGAAAAGGACGGCTCCTGCGACCTCTCCTGCTAAGGCTGCCCCTCAACTACAAGACGAGGATGTAGCCCCACCCAAACCTCCTCTTCCTGAAGCCAAAGTGGCAGAACTCAG TCCACCACCAGCACTTCCGCCTAAGAAACGTCAGTCGGCGCCTTCACCAACACCAGTGGCAGTGGTTGCGCCTATGAGCCGCGGCTCCAGTTTACCATGCAGTGACCACAGACAG GAATACGAGCAGGAATTCTTCCAGAGGCGTTTCTCTGGGGGGAGCCATTCGTACGGCGGAGACTCCCCTCGCCTGTCGCCCTGCAGCAGCATGGGGAAGCTCAGCAAGTCTGACGAACAGCTTTCTTCCATGGATCAGGACAGCGGTCAGTGTTCTCGTAACACCAGCTGTGAGACGCTGG ACAACACAGAGAGTTATGACCCGGATTACGACTTTCTCCACCAGGACTTGTCTGCCGGGGACAACCTACCTGCGGTACAGGCAGGGGGCTGCCTGAGCCCCCTGCCCGAGTCTCACAGCGAATCCTCGTCCCCTGTTCCCGGACAGCATCTCACGCACCCTCCTCTGAGCACTCCTCCCTCCCAACAGCCAGAATACTGGACTCCACAGCCCAACCATAGTAACCCTGTACAGCCATGTCGCACCAGCGCACCCCCAGCTCTGCCTCTGAAAAAACGACGCAGCACGCAGACCTCGTCCTTCTCTGACGGGGGCTCCAGGGTGCTGTATGAGCGCTACCCCTCCCAGTATGACAACTTGTCAGAAGAGGAACTTCACCCCACGCCGCCGTTCCCCCTTTTCACACCCATCTCCCCCATGCCTCAAACCAACGGGGGAATTTTTGTCTCCCAGTACATGAGCAGCGAGAATGCAGATGTCCCCACAAACCCTCCGCCActtcctgaaaagaaaaacagacaca tTCTCCAGTATATGCAGTTTATGGAGGACTACTCGGAGCCGCAGCCCTCCGTTTTTTACCAGATGCCACAGAGCGAGAGGATCTACGAGCAGCATAACAAGCTTTTCCAGGAGGTCTACGGCTTCAACGACTCCTTCAGCAGCACCGACTCGGTTCACGAGCCCCTACAGCCGCCAGCCTTGCCTCCAAAACAAAGACAGCTG gCTTCACACTCCTcttccccttcctcctcctcctcctcctctctctcctgcCACCTCCAGCCGTCTGTGGCGGCCCTGGAGGAGGCGGGCTCTGGGCTGGGCCTCAGCATGTCCGTCTCTAACTCCTACCTGATCGGCCAGGCGTCTTTGACCACGCCCACG AGCTTGGACCAGGTCGCCCTGACCAATGCCACCGTTCTGGATGGCAGCGGGGGCGGTCCCAACGGTTCCCTGGCTGGCTCAATGGGCTCTGTGGCCGTCTGTCTTCCCTCTGAGTCTTCTCTCACTGACTCGCTCCACACCTCGGCG AGCGAAAGCGTGAATGACGAGGGCGGGGAGGGGGAGTATGTCAACCTATACTCGTCCAGCCAGGCCAATGGGGAGCTGCCCCTCTCCCTAAGA GAAACCATTGCAGCTGATGACGTACTTCAAGACCCTGTTCCTCAGATGCCATCCAGCAATAGTAAAGAGGCTTTAGACAAAGAAAG GAGGCAAAAGACGGCAGAAAAGGCCGGGAGCGTTGAGGAAGATGTAGACGAGCTGTCTCTCATAGACCACAAGGAGATCATGAGCAGGATAACGCTAAAACAAGAG AATGACGACGGCCCTGATGTTCGTGCAGGGTCGGGAGACATCCTTCTAGTCCATGCTACGGAAACAGAGCGCAAAG ATCTTGTTTTGTACTGTGAAGCCTTCCTGACGACATATAGGACTTTTATAACCCCAGAAGACCTCATTAAGAAGCTACACTACAG ATATACCACATTCTGTCACAGTCCGGACACCTTCAAGAAGCGAGTCAGCAAGAACACCTTCTTCGTTCTGGTTCGTGTCGTTGATGAGCTGTG TCTGGTGGAGCTAACTGAGGACATCTTGAAGCAGCTCATGGACCTGGTGTTCACGCTCGTGTGTAACGGCGAGCTCAGCCTCGCCCGTGTTCTCCGCAAGAACATCCTGGACAAGGTGGAGCAAAAGAAGCTGCTGCGGTACACCAACTCCCTCAAGCCGCTCGCTGCTCGAGGGGTCTCGGCGAG gCCTGGGACTCTTCACGACTTTCGCAGTCACGAGATTGCTGACCAGCTCACGCTTCTTGATGCTGAACTCTTTTACAAGATTGAG ATTCCAGAGGTTCTGCTTTGGGCGAAGGAGCAGAATGAGGAAAAAAGTCCCAACCTAACCCAGTTTACAGAGCACTTTAACAACATGAGCTATTG GGTGCGCTCTTTGATAATTCAGCAGGAGAAAGCTCAGGACAGAGAGAAGCTTCTTCTCAAGTTCATTAAGATAATGAAG CACTTaagaaagttaaataatttcaacTCGTATTTGGCAATACTGTCCGCTTTGGACTCTGCTCCCATCCGGAGATTAGAGTGGCAGAAACAGACTTCTGAg GGTTTGGAGGAGTATTGCACGCTGATCGACAGCTCCTCGTCCTTCAGAGCCTACAGAGCTGCTCTGGCTGAGGTGGAGCCCCCCTGCATCCCATACTT AGGCCTCATCCTCCAGGACCTGACCTTCGTCCACCTGGGGAACCCCGACCTCATTGACGGGAAGGTCAATTTCTCCAAACGCTGGCAGCAGTTCAATATTCTGGACAGCATGCGGCGCTTTCAACAAGT